The proteins below come from a single Gordonia pseudamarae genomic window:
- a CDS encoding alpha/beta fold hydrolase, with protein sequence MMEVERPKIEGSIKVGERRRMGFAEWGEPGGRTFFWLHGTPGARRQIPLQARAYAAEKGFRIIGLDRPGVGASTAHRYASISEFPADLATVADSLGIDDFAVIGLSGGGPYSLATAAAFPDRVVTVGILGGVAPTVGPERIGGGAMELGVRAAPLVRVAGAPIGHVISSVLSVARPFGDTAVKLYGLTSPKADREALARPEFSAMFLNDLIFGGRRQMDAPFADILAFASDWGFQVSDIKVPVRWWHGDADHIIPFSHGEHMVALLPDAKLYPLPGDSHLSTLHMATDLIDELNAVWDVERPDKKR encoded by the coding sequence ATGATGGAAGTCGAACGTCCGAAGATCGAAGGATCGATCAAGGTTGGCGAGCGTCGGCGAATGGGCTTCGCCGAATGGGGCGAGCCTGGTGGGCGCACATTTTTCTGGTTGCACGGTACGCCTGGTGCACGTCGGCAGATCCCACTGCAGGCACGTGCCTACGCCGCGGAGAAGGGCTTCCGGATCATCGGCCTGGACCGGCCGGGGGTTGGCGCGTCGACCGCCCACCGGTACGCGTCGATCTCGGAGTTCCCCGCCGACCTGGCCACGGTCGCCGATTCGCTCGGCATCGACGACTTCGCAGTCATCGGGCTGTCGGGTGGCGGGCCGTATTCGTTGGCGACGGCGGCGGCGTTTCCCGACCGGGTGGTGACGGTCGGCATCCTCGGCGGCGTCGCACCCACCGTCGGCCCGGAGCGGATCGGTGGCGGCGCGATGGAACTCGGCGTCCGCGCGGCACCGCTGGTCCGCGTCGCCGGTGCCCCCATCGGTCATGTGATCAGTTCGGTTCTGTCGGTGGCCCGTCCGTTCGGCGACACCGCGGTCAAGCTGTACGGGCTCACCTCCCCCAAGGCCGACCGTGAGGCCCTGGCCCGGCCCGAGTTCTCGGCGATGTTCCTCAACGACCTGATCTTCGGTGGGCGGCGGCAGATGGATGCCCCGTTCGCCGACATCCTCGCCTTCGCCTCCGACTGGGGTTTCCAGGTGTCCGACATCAAGGTCCCGGTGCGCTGGTGGCACGGCGACGCCGACCACATCATCCCGTTCTCGCACGGTGAGCATATGGTGGCGCTGCTGCCCGATGCCAAGCTGTATCCGCTGCCCGGCGACAGCCACCTGTCGACGCTGCACATGGCCACCGACCTCATCGACGAACTCAACGCCGTGTGGGATGTCGAGCGGCCCGATAAAAAGCGGTAG
- a CDS encoding MBL fold metallo-hydrolase encodes MTSTVEITGHSQREAWLAKTLPPIEEVRPGLWSIPVPMPQSPLRYTLVYALVLPDGIALIDTGLDTDETWRALVDGIHATGHDITDIRYVAITHLHPDHFGLVPRLLEHTDFTLAMHGNDAKFMRFRDEGEIEREQTWATEQLARLGAPTDIPETGMRSFTRLPDGRTVDVELDDHQPLNLPGWNVKALWTPGHTPGHLCFLDEDAGTVFTGDHLLPRISPNVSTTIFQPTDPLAAYLVSLAHTEQLPDVEALPSHEYRFRGLAERVTALLSHHEERFDEITAAVAADPQITAWEIARSVSWSRPFDDLLLPLRRMATRETHAHLTVLESRGILTHDGGLPQRWSVVAVPV; translated from the coding sequence ATGACGTCCACCGTGGAAATAACCGGTCACAGCCAGCGTGAGGCCTGGCTCGCCAAGACGCTACCGCCGATCGAGGAGGTCCGGCCCGGCCTGTGGTCCATTCCGGTGCCGATGCCGCAGTCCCCGCTGCGGTACACCCTGGTCTACGCACTGGTCCTGCCCGACGGCATCGCCCTCATCGATACCGGCCTGGACACCGACGAGACATGGCGGGCACTGGTCGACGGCATCCACGCCACCGGGCACGACATCACCGACATCCGGTACGTCGCGATCACCCACCTGCACCCCGACCATTTCGGACTCGTGCCCCGGCTGCTCGAACACACCGACTTCACCCTCGCCATGCACGGCAACGACGCGAAGTTCATGCGGTTCCGCGACGAGGGCGAGATCGAGCGCGAACAAACCTGGGCCACCGAGCAACTCGCCAGACTCGGCGCTCCCACCGACATCCCCGAGACGGGGATGCGTTCGTTCACCAGGCTGCCCGACGGGCGCACCGTCGACGTCGAACTCGACGACCACCAGCCGCTGAACCTGCCCGGCTGGAACGTCAAGGCGCTGTGGACGCCCGGGCACACGCCCGGCCATCTGTGCTTTCTCGACGAGGACGCGGGCACGGTGTTCACCGGCGACCATCTGCTGCCGCGCATCAGCCCCAACGTGTCCACCACCATCTTCCAGCCCACCGACCCGCTCGCGGCCTACCTGGTGTCGCTGGCGCACACCGAACAGCTCCCCGACGTGGAGGCCCTGCCGTCGCACGAGTACCGCTTCCGGGGACTGGCCGAGCGCGTCACCGCCCTGCTGTCCCATCACGAGGAACGGTTCGATGAGATCACCGCCGCCGTCGCCGCCGATCCGCAGATCACCGCCTGGGAGATCGCCCGCTCGGTGTCGTGGTCACGTCCCTTCGACGATCTGCTGTTGCCCCTGCGGCGGATGGCGACCCGCGAAACCCATGCCCATCTCACCGTCTTGGAGTCGCGCGGCATCCTCACCCACGACGGCGGACTCCCCCAACGCTGGTCGGTCGTCGCAGTTCCCGTCTGA
- a CDS encoding metal-sensitive transcriptional regulator produces MKIPEEGTKPIVTRLKRAHGHLATVIRMLEEGQDCEDVLTQLAAVNKALGRSGYALVATGLQHCIITEGPENVDSRKLEKLFLALA; encoded by the coding sequence GTGAAGATCCCCGAAGAAGGCACCAAACCCATCGTCACGCGCCTCAAACGTGCCCACGGTCACCTCGCCACGGTGATCCGGATGCTGGAGGAAGGCCAGGACTGCGAGGACGTCCTCACCCAGCTCGCCGCCGTCAACAAGGCCCTCGGCCGAAGCGGCTACGCCCTGGTCGCGACCGGCCTCCAACATTGCATCATCACCGAGGGCCCCGAGAACGTCGACTCCAGAAAGCTGGAGAAGCTCTTCCTGGCCCTGGCGTGA
- a CDS encoding HipA N-terminal domain-containing protein: protein MNDALDVYIDVGGEPVRAGVAYFTEHRHRVGTTFTYDPSYLARSVPGDLEPRLPRVGGQQYVDGLPGAFADSAPDRWGRNLIDKVVAQRSAKPRSGCPLPPRSTISSASATSPDRATSDSPTGMTPTASSRRDTMCAEAPGQGW from the coding sequence TTGAACGACGCCCTGGACGTGTACATCGACGTCGGCGGTGAGCCCGTCCGGGCCGGTGTCGCCTATTTCACCGAGCACCGACACCGAGTGGGCACCACGTTCACCTACGATCCGTCATATCTGGCCCGTTCCGTTCCCGGGGATCTCGAACCCCGTCTGCCCCGGGTGGGTGGCCAGCAGTACGTCGACGGTCTGCCGGGAGCATTCGCCGACTCGGCACCCGACCGGTGGGGACGTAACCTCATCGACAAGGTCGTCGCGCAGCGCAGCGCGAAACCTCGCAGCGGCTGCCCGCTGCCACCGCGATCGACTATCTCGTCGGCGTCAGCGACATCACCAGACAGGGCGACCTCCGATTCGCCGACCGGAATGACACCGACGGCTTCCTCGCGCCGGGACACGATGTGCGCCGAGGCTCCTGGCCAAGGTTGGTGA
- a CDS encoding alpha/beta fold hydrolase → MSPEILQRAQRSVRHLVRPYPLRDIPAGSMLDLPGRGRTFVTDSGPRDAPAVILLHSVLTTGLLCWYPVIPALNERYRVITLDHRRHGRGIRSDDFSLDDAADDTVAVADALGVDRFTAAGFSMGGGIAQLIWRRHPGRLNGMVLCSTGPFFSEQDPRAQAVADRVGRLATPVYRMLPKSVRLDDTDAHTTVWAFRQFLSTSLPDFGMFGEGLGRFDSRDWLGDIDVPTSVLVSTRDKVVPPSRQQLLLDGIPGARRFEVHGGHACCVLGAEDFIAPFGAAVDAVAIRGTLAPPTP, encoded by the coding sequence GTGAGCCCTGAGATTCTGCAGCGCGCGCAGCGCAGCGTCCGCCATCTCGTGCGTCCCTACCCGCTGCGCGATATTCCGGCCGGCTCGATGCTTGACCTGCCCGGACGCGGCCGGACATTCGTCACCGACTCCGGTCCGCGGGACGCACCGGCGGTCATCCTGCTGCATTCGGTGCTGACCACCGGGCTGCTGTGCTGGTATCCGGTGATTCCGGCGCTCAACGAGCGCTATCGCGTCATCACCCTCGACCACCGGCGTCACGGCCGGGGCATCAGATCCGACGACTTCTCCCTCGACGACGCCGCCGACGACACCGTTGCCGTCGCCGACGCACTCGGCGTCGACAGGTTCACCGCCGCCGGCTTCTCGATGGGCGGCGGTATCGCACAACTCATCTGGCGGCGGCATCCGGGGCGGCTCAACGGAATGGTGCTGTGCTCGACCGGTCCGTTCTTCTCCGAACAGGATCCGCGCGCCCAGGCCGTCGCCGACCGGGTCGGTCGGCTGGCCACCCCCGTCTACCGGATGCTGCCGAAGTCCGTACGCCTGGACGACACCGACGCGCACACCACCGTGTGGGCGTTCCGGCAGTTCTTGTCCACCTCGCTGCCCGACTTCGGGATGTTCGGAGAAGGGCTGGGGCGCTTCGACTCCCGCGACTGGCTCGGCGACATCGACGTCCCCACCTCCGTGCTGGTGTCCACCCGCGACAAGGTGGTTCCGCCGTCCCGGCAACAACTGCTCCTCGACGGCATTCCCGGCGCCCGGCGTTTCGAGGTACACGGCGGGCACGCCTGCTGCGTGCTCGGTGCCGAGGACTTCATCGCACCTTTCGGTGCCGCCGTCGACGCGGTCGCCATTCGGGGCACACTCGCACCGCCGACTCCGTGA
- a CDS encoding copper resistance D family protein: MTPADGRTRALLVVACVPVMAVGLVAARLSGAAGGAADTAGAGSLPAVVTLAAAVLLIGLGTLPALGAAPSPMAVGVVGGVWAAASLVAAWARAADQVGVGVGEVALGQFSEVMRHGAPDLVAATCALAVIGWACADLITDTSVPVQSVAVLGGVGLVAVAISAHPGTHAVMPVLVAVHALAAAWWCGTLAALVLSVRGRSGWARSLPRFSELAPWAVLALVPTGVVSAIIELGSVSSLFTTGYGLIVVGKSVGLGLLVAIAARHRRRWVPDAARHRGTENQAIRRAATQLAVMAVVLGLAVGLSVTAP, from the coding sequence GTGACCCCGGCCGACGGCCGCACGCGCGCCCTGCTGGTGGTTGCCTGCGTGCCGGTGATGGCCGTCGGTCTGGTCGCCGCCCGGTTGTCGGGTGCGGCCGGCGGCGCCGCCGACACCGCCGGTGCCGGCTCGTTGCCGGCCGTGGTGACACTGGCCGCCGCGGTCCTGCTCATCGGTCTCGGCACGTTGCCCGCCCTGGGCGCCGCACCGTCGCCGATGGCGGTCGGCGTGGTCGGCGGGGTGTGGGCGGCGGCGTCGCTGGTGGCGGCGTGGGCACGAGCGGCCGACCAGGTGGGTGTGGGTGTGGGTGAGGTGGCGCTCGGACAATTCTCCGAGGTGATGCGTCACGGTGCTCCCGACCTGGTTGCCGCGACGTGCGCGCTCGCCGTCATCGGCTGGGCATGCGCCGACCTGATCACCGACACCTCGGTGCCCGTGCAGTCGGTGGCGGTGCTCGGTGGCGTCGGCCTCGTCGCCGTCGCCATTTCGGCGCACCCCGGCACCCACGCGGTGATGCCGGTGCTGGTGGCGGTTCATGCGCTGGCCGCGGCCTGGTGGTGCGGCACGCTCGCCGCGCTGGTGCTCTCGGTGCGCGGCCGGTCCGGCTGGGCACGATCGCTGCCGCGGTTCTCCGAACTCGCGCCGTGGGCGGTGCTGGCGCTGGTACCGACCGGGGTGGTGTCGGCGATCATCGAACTGGGGTCGGTGTCGTCGCTGTTCACCACGGGGTACGGGCTGATCGTCGTCGGCAAATCGGTCGGACTGGGCCTACTGGTGGCGATCGCGGCCCGGCATCGCCGCCGTTGGGTGCCCGACGCGGCCCGGCATCGGGGCACCGAAAATCAGGCCATTCGCCGGGCCGCGACACAACTCGCCGTGATGGCGGTGGTTCTGGGGCTGGCGGTGGGGCTGTCGGTCACCGCCCCCTGA
- a CDS encoding CaiB/BaiF CoA transferase family protein has product MDRAQPGTLPLDGITVVALEQAVAAPLATRHLADLGARVIKVERPDGGDFARRYDADVHGLASHFVWLNRGKESIALDLRDPGDNALLHRLITRADVFVQNLAPGAAARLGFGADDLRADHRRLIVVDLSGYGDDGPYRDRKAYDMLIQAETGLISVTGTPDAAAKTGIPAADIGAGMYVLTAVLAALVRRGVTGEGATVSVSMFDAIAEWMTHPLYIRLYGGRQVERAGVGHAAIVPYDRYPTADGEILIGVQNERGWELLMTEVLGRPELVDDPRYATNIARVRRRAEVDALIAAETATFTTGELDERLAAAGVPAAEIRELDGLADHPQLRMRERWRTVGTEKGEVRAVLPPMTFADVELAMGDVPALGEHTEKIRAELAWAPCRDGYSGGGPPTGPNT; this is encoded by the coding sequence ATGGATCGTGCGCAGCCGGGAACGCTACCGCTGGACGGGATCACCGTCGTCGCCCTCGAACAGGCCGTGGCCGCCCCGCTGGCCACCCGGCACCTCGCCGATCTCGGCGCCCGCGTCATCAAGGTGGAGCGGCCCGACGGCGGCGATTTCGCCCGGCGCTACGACGCCGACGTCCACGGCCTCGCCTCCCATTTCGTATGGCTCAACCGCGGCAAGGAATCGATCGCCCTCGACCTGCGTGACCCCGGCGACAACGCCCTGCTGCACCGGCTGATCACCCGCGCCGACGTGTTCGTGCAGAACCTGGCACCCGGCGCGGCGGCCCGCCTCGGCTTCGGCGCCGACGACCTGCGCGCCGATCATCGGCGGCTGATCGTCGTCGACCTGTCCGGGTACGGCGACGACGGACCATACCGCGACCGCAAGGCCTACGACATGCTGATCCAGGCTGAGACCGGGCTCATCTCGGTCACCGGAACCCCTGATGCCGCCGCCAAGACCGGTATCCCCGCCGCCGACATCGGCGCGGGTATGTATGTGCTCACCGCGGTGCTGGCGGCGCTGGTACGCCGGGGTGTCACCGGGGAGGGGGCGACGGTGTCGGTGTCGATGTTCGACGCCATCGCCGAGTGGATGACCCACCCGCTCTACATCCGGCTGTACGGCGGCAGACAGGTCGAACGCGCGGGCGTGGGCCACGCCGCGATCGTGCCCTACGACCGGTATCCGACCGCAGACGGAGAAATCCTGATCGGCGTGCAGAACGAACGCGGCTGGGAACTGTTGATGACCGAGGTTCTCGGCCGCCCCGAACTCGTCGACGACCCGCGCTACGCCACCAACATCGCCCGGGTGCGGCGCCGCGCCGAGGTAGACGCCCTGATCGCTGCCGAGACGGCCACGTTCACCACCGGTGAACTCGATGAACGGCTTGCCGCCGCCGGTGTGCCCGCGGCCGAGATCCGCGAACTCGACGGCCTGGCCGATCATCCGCAATTGCGGATGCGCGAGCGCTGGCGCACCGTCGGCACCGAGAAGGGCGAGGTACGGGCGGTGCTGCCACCGATGACGTTCGCCGATGTCGAACTGGCCATGGGCGATGTGCCGGCGCTCGGTGAACACACGGAGAAAATCCGCGCCGAACTCGCCTGGGCGCCATGCCGCGACGGCTATTCCGGGGGCGGCCCGCCTACCGGACCGAACACGTAG
- a CDS encoding YcnI family copper-binding membrane protein, with translation MFHFNRSSATALCAAAVLGGACATLGAGAAQAHVSANAPTLTQGGYGVVTLVVPNESDTASTTSVTVTLPRLKSARPETTTGWKAEVTKDPRTQEATAITWTAEPGTPGVPVGQFAQFRLAGGPFPDQNTVELPAVQVYSDGQKVAWDQSTPEGGDEPEHPAPTLTLPEGDGHDGHHGTPSVAADTDGEGTDTVARWLGGAGLAVGIAGVAFGVAAGRRRPGGSDA, from the coding sequence ATGTTTCATTTCAATCGGTCGTCCGCGACCGCTCTCTGTGCTGCCGCGGTCCTCGGCGGAGCGTGCGCGACGCTCGGCGCCGGGGCCGCGCAGGCCCATGTCAGCGCCAACGCACCCACCCTCACCCAGGGTGGCTACGGGGTGGTGACCTTGGTGGTGCCCAACGAATCGGACACCGCGTCCACCACATCGGTCACCGTCACCCTGCCCCGGCTTAAATCGGCCCGACCCGAGACGACCACCGGCTGGAAGGCCGAGGTCACCAAGGATCCCCGGACGCAGGAGGCCACCGCGATCACCTGGACCGCCGAACCCGGCACACCCGGTGTGCCCGTCGGGCAGTTCGCCCAGTTCCGGCTGGCCGGCGGTCCGTTCCCCGACCAGAACACCGTCGAACTGCCCGCCGTGCAGGTCTACTCCGACGGCCAGAAGGTCGCCTGGGATCAGAGCACACCCGAGGGCGGCGACGAACCCGAACATCCCGCGCCCACGTTGACCCTCCCCGAGGGTGACGGCCACGACGGCCACCACGGCACACCGTCGGTGGCGGCGGACACCGACGGCGAGGGCACCGACACCGTCGCCCGCTGGCTCGGCGGTGCCGGACTGGCCGTCGGTATCGCCGGTGTGGCGTTCGGGGTGGCCGCCGGACGTCGGCGCCCGGGTGGATCCGATGCGTAG
- a CDS encoding AMP-binding protein, producing the protein MSTASAPVPNRSEMSPLRFLERSAKVFPDRTAIVYGGRSYTYAEFADEAQRLARVLASKIEPGERVAYLAPNIPEMLIAHFAVPLAGGVLVALNSRLAGAELAYILNHSESTILVADAEFHSTVAAITDVIPSLHTVVEVDDPEFGTPAGPDEIEGLVSYADFLAGAEDLPARPWTVDDESAVITINYTSGTTGKPKGVMYTHRGAYLNSFGETFHNQFTGHTRYLWTLPMFHCNGWCTPWAVTAASGTHICLRAVRADAIWAAIDDLGATHMCGAPTVCTTIVGADQAHELDRPLRITTAGAPPSPTVIGQLTALGISVVHVYGLTEVYGPFTICEYQDAWDELPADERAQKLSRQGVSMVQAEDVRVVDREARGLVDVPADGESMGEILLRGNNVMAGYFKDPDATAEAFAGGWFHTGDLGVMHPDGYVQLRDRAKDIIISGGENISTVEVEQALVSHDAVLDVAVVGVPDEKWGERPRAYVLLNDGATLTAGELIEYARKMLAGYKIPRDIVFPADLPRTSTGKVMKFELRKQAASE; encoded by the coding sequence ATGTCGACGGCCAGCGCTCCCGTCCCGAATCGGTCCGAGATGAGCCCGCTGCGGTTCCTGGAACGCTCAGCGAAGGTCTTTCCCGACCGTACCGCCATCGTCTACGGCGGGCGCAGCTATACCTACGCCGAGTTCGCCGACGAGGCGCAGCGTCTGGCGCGGGTCCTGGCATCGAAGATCGAACCGGGTGAACGGGTGGCTTATCTGGCGCCGAACATTCCGGAGATGCTGATCGCGCACTTCGCCGTTCCGCTGGCCGGGGGTGTGCTGGTGGCGCTGAACTCGCGTCTGGCGGGTGCAGAGCTGGCATACATCCTGAATCACTCCGAGTCGACGATCCTGGTGGCCGACGCCGAGTTCCACAGCACCGTCGCCGCCATCACCGACGTGATCCCGAGCCTGCACACCGTCGTCGAGGTGGACGATCCGGAGTTCGGGACACCGGCGGGGCCCGACGAGATCGAGGGCCTGGTCTCCTACGCCGATTTTCTGGCAGGCGCCGAGGACCTGCCGGCCCGGCCGTGGACCGTCGACGACGAGAGCGCCGTCATCACCATCAACTACACCTCCGGCACCACCGGAAAGCCCAAGGGCGTCATGTACACCCATCGTGGTGCGTACCTGAACTCCTTCGGCGAGACCTTCCACAACCAGTTCACCGGCCACACCCGCTACTTGTGGACGCTGCCGATGTTCCACTGCAACGGCTGGTGCACACCGTGGGCGGTGACTGCCGCCTCGGGTACTCACATCTGTCTGCGGGCGGTGCGCGCGGACGCCATCTGGGCGGCCATCGACGACCTCGGTGCCACTCACATGTGCGGTGCCCCGACGGTGTGTACGACGATCGTCGGTGCCGATCAGGCGCACGAGTTGGACCGGCCGCTGCGTATCACCACCGCCGGTGCACCGCCGTCGCCGACGGTCATCGGCCAGCTCACCGCCCTCGGTATCTCGGTGGTGCACGTGTACGGACTCACCGAGGTGTACGGGCCGTTCACCATCTGCGAATACCAGGACGCCTGGGACGAGTTGCCCGCCGACGAGCGCGCGCAGAAGTTGTCCCGGCAGGGTGTGTCGATGGTGCAGGCCGAGGATGTGCGCGTCGTCGACCGCGAGGCCCGGGGTCTGGTGGACGTACCGGCCGACGGCGAGTCGATGGGCGAGATCCTGCTGCGCGGCAACAACGTGATGGCGGGCTACTTCAAGGATCCCGACGCCACCGCGGAGGCCTTCGCCGGTGGCTGGTTCCATACCGGCGACCTCGGCGTCATGCATCCGGACGGCTACGTGCAGCTGCGCGACCGGGCCAAGGACATCATCATCTCCGGCGGCGAGAACATCTCCACCGTCGAGGTGGAACAGGCCCTGGTCAGTCACGACGCCGTCCTGGACGTCGCCGTCGTCGGGGTGCCCGACGAGAAGTGGGGCGAACGCCCGCGCGCATATGTGCTGCTCAACGACGGAGCGACCCTGACCGCGGGTGAACTCATCGAGTATGCACGAAAGATGTTGGCGGGATACAAGATTCCGCGAGACATCGTCTTCCCCGCCGATCTGCCGCGCACCTCCACCGGCAAGGTGATGAAGTTCGAACTCCGCAAGCAGGCCGCGTCGGAATAG
- a CDS encoding type II toxin-antitoxin system HipA family toxin, whose protein sequence is MAKVGDRNSLLISRFDRSGVARIGYISAMTLLGARDGDERDYADIAEALPDYGASVKADLADLFRRVVFNVAIHNTDDHLRNHGFLRTQGGWSLSPVFDVNPEPDIHKRRVMGIVGSVDDEPAALLAFADECRLTSTQASALVREVAEVVAGWREAAARNGIRARDIEPFAEAVEYGLAVLGQIA, encoded by the coding sequence CTGGCCAAGGTTGGTGATCGAAATTCGTTACTTATCAGTCGATTTGATCGATCTGGTGTAGCGCGTATCGGCTATATCTCGGCGATGACGTTGCTCGGTGCCCGCGACGGCGACGAACGTGACTACGCCGATATCGCCGAGGCGCTGCCCGATTACGGCGCGTCCGTCAAGGCGGATCTCGCCGACCTGTTCCGACGCGTCGTCTTCAATGTCGCCATCCACAACACTGATGACCACCTGCGCAACCACGGCTTCCTGCGCACTCAGGGCGGTTGGTCGTTGAGCCCGGTCTTCGATGTCAACCCCGAACCCGACATCCACAAGCGCAGGGTGATGGGCATCGTCGGCAGCGTCGACGACGAGCCCGCCGCGCTCCTGGCGTTCGCCGACGAGTGCCGACTCACCAGCACGCAGGCGTCCGCGCTGGTGCGGGAGGTGGCCGAGGTGGTGGCCGGGTGGCGAGAAGCGGCAGCGCGCAATGGCATCCGTGCGCGCGATATCGAGCCCTTCGCGGAGGCCGTCGAATACGGCCTCGCCGTGCTCGGGCAGATAGCCTGA
- a CDS encoding GNAT family N-acetyltransferase: MALTPAGSAPKHSADPLTTQRDVVIRELTDSDDLAALANVFDDVWHPDPSNRVIGVDTLRTLAHTGNYVVGAFIDGVLAGGSVGFFGAPAGTTLHSHITGVSRLGRGHNLGHALKLYQREWAIERGLSEITWTFDPLVSRNAYFNLVKLGARPRDYLVDFYGQLGLELAGTDATDRLFVSWPLDVPVPDPPVVDPGGPGVVYAIDMQDHDHPQGKPGVISDAATVVVPVPGDIESMRRTEPLVAARWRIALREALAPLVDGPDRDPVTFLRSGAYVFGPVGGPPPE; this comes from the coding sequence ATGGCCCTTACGCCCGCGGGGTCGGCACCGAAGCATTCGGCCGACCCACTGACGACACAGCGCGATGTGGTGATCCGTGAACTCACCGATTCCGATGATCTCGCCGCATTGGCCAACGTCTTCGATGACGTGTGGCATCCGGACCCCAGCAACCGGGTCATCGGCGTCGACACGCTGCGTACGCTGGCGCACACCGGCAACTATGTGGTGGGCGCATTCATCGATGGTGTCCTCGCCGGAGGCAGTGTCGGGTTCTTCGGCGCGCCCGCCGGCACCACCCTGCACAGCCACATCACCGGGGTGTCGAGGCTGGGCCGCGGCCACAACCTCGGTCACGCGCTCAAGCTGTATCAGCGGGAGTGGGCGATCGAGCGCGGGCTGTCGGAGATCACCTGGACGTTCGATCCGCTGGTGTCGCGCAACGCCTACTTCAACCTGGTCAAGCTGGGTGCGCGGCCTCGCGACTATCTGGTCGACTTCTACGGGCAGCTCGGGCTGGAACTCGCCGGCACCGATGCCACCGACCGGCTGTTCGTGTCGTGGCCGCTCGACGTCCCGGTGCCCGACCCGCCCGTCGTCGACCCAGGTGGTCCGGGGGTGGTGTACGCGATCGACATGCAGGACCATGATCATCCGCAGGGTAAACCGGGGGTGATCTCCGATGCCGCCACGGTCGTGGTGCCGGTGCCCGGCGACATCGAGTCGATGCGCCGCACCGAACCGCTGGTCGCCGCACGCTGGCGGATCGCGCTGCGTGAGGCGCTGGCTCCACTGGTCGACGGTCCCGACCGTGACCCTGTCACGTTCCTGCGGTCCGGTGCCTACGTGTTCGGTCCGGTAGGCGGGCCGCCCCCGGAATAG
- a CDS encoding copper resistance CopC family protein, translating to MRSRGLAATVLALLLALVGVVFAASAAAHSGLTSSVPAQDAQLTSGPAEVVLTFNEPLQEQFAVMTVVGPDGNYWHDGTAVVDGPRVRVALRPLGPVGAYTVNYRVTSADGHPVEGQRRFTLTVVGTGTPGTSASEDSGSGDGVPVWPFIIGAVVVIAAGVGAMFVLSRRRKS from the coding sequence ATGCGTAGCCGCGGGCTCGCCGCGACCGTCCTGGCGCTGCTGCTGGCGCTGGTGGGAGTGGTGTTCGCCGCGTCCGCGGCGGCGCACTCCGGGCTCACCTCGTCGGTACCCGCGCAGGATGCTCAGCTGACATCCGGTCCGGCCGAGGTGGTGCTGACGTTCAACGAACCGCTGCAGGAACAGTTCGCGGTGATGACCGTCGTCGGCCCCGACGGCAACTACTGGCACGACGGCACCGCGGTCGTCGACGGCCCGCGGGTGCGGGTGGCGCTGCGCCCGCTCGGGCCGGTCGGCGCCTACACGGTCAACTACCGGGTCACCTCCGCCGACGGACACCCCGTCGAAGGGCAGCGCCGTTTCACGCTGACCGTCGTCGGTACCGGCACACCCGGCACGTCGGCGAGTGAGGATTCCGGCTCCGGTGACGGTGTTCCGGTGTGGCCGTTCATTATCGGCGCGGTCGTCGTCATCGCGGCCGGTGTGGGCGCGATGTTCGTGCTCTCGCGCCGCCGGAAGAGCTGA
- a CDS encoding PIN domain-containing protein, with product MRSYPDSGPTIVSSDLLETEPRRIGVRSLDALHLAGAPGIDAPVIATYDLGPAEAARAHGLKAVAPE from the coding sequence TTGCGTTCCTACCCGGACAGCGGTCCGACGATCGTCTCGAGTGACCTGCTTGAGACGGAACCGCGCAGGATCGGGGTGCGCAGTCTCGACGCGCTGCACCTGGCCGGTGCGCCGGGTATCGACGCACCGGTGATCGCGACCTACGATCTCGGGCCGGCCGAAGCGGCCCGTGCGCACGGCCTGAAGGCTGTCGCGCCGGAGTGA